From the genome of Nicotiana sylvestris chromosome 2, ASM39365v2, whole genome shotgun sequence, one region includes:
- the LOC138886542 gene encoding 3-hydroxy-3-methylglutaryl-coenzyme A reductase-like, giving the protein MDVRRRSEKPAYPTKEFAAGEKPLKPHKQQQEQDNSLLIASDALPLPLYLTNGLFFTMFFSVMYYLLSRWREKIRNSTPLHVVTFSELVAIASLIASVIYLLGFFGIGFVQSFVSRDNNDECWDVEDENDEQFLLEEDSRRGPATTLGCTAVPPPPALQIVPMVPPQPSKVAAMSEKPAPLVTPAASEEDEEIIKSVVQGKMPSYSLESKLGDCKRAASIRKEALQRITGKSLEGLPLEGFDYESILGQCCEMPIGYVQIPVGIAGPLLLDGREYSVPMATTEGCLVASTNRGCKAIYASGGATSVLLRDGMTRAPCVRFGTAKRAAELKFFVEDPVKFETLAAVFNQSSRFARLQRIQCAIAGKNLYMRFVCSTGDAMGMNMVSKGVQNVLDYLQNEYPDMDVIGISGNFCSDKKPAAVNWIEGRGKSVVCEAIITEEVVKKVLKTEVAALVELNMLKNLTGSAMAGALGGFNAHASNIVSAVYIATGQDPAQNIESSHCITMMEAINDGKDLHVSVTMPSIEVGTVGGGTQLASQSACLNLLGVKGANREVPGSNARLLATIVAGSVLAGELSLMSAISAGQLVKSHMKYNRSTKDVTKASS; this is encoded by the exons ATGGACGTTCGCCGGAGATCTGAGAAGCCTGCATATCCAACCAAAGAATTTGCCGCCGGCGAAAAACCTCTCAAACCCCACAAACAACAACAAGAACAGGACAACTCCCTTCTCATTGCCTCCGATGCCCTCCCACTCCCTTTGTACCTCACAAATGGGTTGTTTTTCACCATGTTTTTCTCCGTTATGTATTATCTTCTCAGCAGGTGGCGTGAGAAAATCAGGAACTCCACTCCTCTCCACGTGGTTACTTTTTCTGAATTAGTTGCCATTGCTTCATTGATTGCTTCCGTGATTTATCTTCTGGGGTTCTTCGGGATCGGGTTTGTTCAGTCGTTCGTTTCCAGGGATAATAATGATGAATGTTGGGATGTTGAGGATGAAAACGATGAGCAATTTCTCTTGGAAGAAGATAGTCGTCGTGGACCTGCAACTACTCTTGGCTGCACTGCTGTTCCACCACCACCTGCTCTACAAATTGTCCCAATGGTACCACCGCAACCTTCCAAGGTCGCAGCTATGTCCGAAAAACCTGCGCCCTTGGTTACACCAGCAGCGTCTGAGGAAGACGAGGAGATCATTAAATCCGTGGTGCAGGGGAAAATGCCGTCGTACTCTTTGGAATCGAAACTCGGTGATTGTAAGAGAGCTGCTTCCATTCGTAAAGAGGCGTTGCAGAGGATTACGGGGAAGTCTCTAGAAGGGCTCCCTCTGGAGGGATTTGATTATGAATCCATTCTTGGGCAGTGCTGTGAGATGCCAATCGGTTACGTGCAGATACCCGTTGGAATAGCCGGGCCGTTGTTGCTCGACGGGAGAGAGTATTCGGTACCAATGGCAACCACTGAAGGATGTTTAGTGGCTAGCACCAACAGGGGTTGCAAGGCTATCTATGCTTCTGGCGGTGCCACTAGCGTGTTGCTCCGCGATGGGATGACCAGAGCACCTTGTGTCAGGTTTGGCACTGCCAAAAGGGCGGCGGAGTTGAAGTTCTTTGTTGAAGATCCTGTCAAATTTGAGACACTTGCTGCTGTTTTCAACCA GTCAAGCAGATTTGCCAGATTACAAAGGATTCAATGCGCAATTGCGGGAAAGAATCTATACATGAGATTTGTGTGTAGCACTGGTGATGCAATGGGAATGAACATGGTGTCAAAAGGTGTACAAAATGTTCTTGATTACCTCCAGAATGAATATCCCGACATGGATGTCATCGGCATATCTG GGAACTTTTGCTCGGACAAGAAGCCAGCAGCAGTTAACTGGATTGAGGGGAGAGGAAAGTCTGTAGTTTGTGAGGCAATTATCACggaagaggtggtgaagaaagttCTTAAAACTGAGGTTGCTGCTCTTGTGGAGCTGAACATGCTTAAAAATCTTACTGGCTCTGCGATGGCTGGTGCACTTGGTGGTTTCAATGCCCACGCCAGCAATATCGTCTCAGCTGTGTATATAGCAACTGGTCAGGACCCAGCTCAGAACATAGAGAGCTCTCATTGTATCACTATGATGGAGGCTATAAATGATGGCAAGGACCTCCATGTTTCTGTTACAATGCCTTCCATTGAG GTTGGTACTGTTGGAGGTGGAACTCAGCTTGCTTCTCAGTCAGCTTGCTTGAACTTATTGGGAGTGAAAGGTGCCAACAGAGAGGTACCAGGGTCAAATGCAAGACTCTTGGCCACAATAGTTGCTGGTTCTGTTCTTGCTGGGGAGTTATCCCTCATGTCAGCTATCTCAGCTGGGCAGCTGGTTAAGAGCCACATGAAATACAATAGATCTACCAAAGATGTCACAAAGGCATCCTCCTAA
- the HMGR gene encoding 3-hydroxy-3-methylglutaryl-coenzyme A reductase (The RefSeq protein has 1 substitution compared to this genomic sequence): MDVRRRSEKPAYPTKEFAAGEKPLKPHKQQQEQDNSLLIASDALPLPLYLTNGLFFTMFFSVMYYLLSRWREKIRNSTPLHVVTFSELVAIASLIASVIYLLGFFGIGFVQSFVSRDNNDECWDEEDENDEQFLLEEDSRRGPATTLGCTAVPPPPALQIVPMVPPQPSKVAAMSEKPAPLVTPAASEEDEEIIKSVVQGKMPSYSLESKLGDCKRAASIRKEALQRITGKSLEGLPLEGFDYESILGQCCEMPIGYVQIPVGIAGPLLLDGREYSVPMATTEGCLVASTNRGCKAIYASGGATSVLLRDGMTRAPCVRFGTAKRAAELKFFVEDPVKFETLAAVFNQSSRFARLQRIQCAIAGKNLYMRFVCSTGDAMGMNMVSKGVQNVLDYLQNEYPDMDVIGISGNFCSDKKPAAVNWIEGRGKSVVCEAIITEEVVKKVLKTEVAALVELNMLKNLTGSAMAGALGGFNAHASNIVSAVYIATGQDPAQNIESSHCITMMEAVNDGKDLHVSVTMPSIEVGTVGGGTQLASQSACLNLLGVKGANREVPGSNARLLATIVAGSVLAGELSLMSAISAGQLVKSHMKYNRSTKDVTKASS, from the exons ATGGACGTTCGCCGGAGATCTGAGAAGCCTGCATATCCAACCAAAGAATTTGCCGCCGGCGAAAAACCTCTCAAACCCCACAAACAACAACAAGAACAGGACAACTCCCTTCTCATTGCCTCCGATGCCCTCCCACTCCCTTTGTACCTCACAAATGGGTTGTTTTTCACCATGTTTTTCTCCGTTATGTATTATCTTCTCAGCAGGTGGCGTGAGAAAATCAGGAACTCCACTCCTCTCCACGTGGTTACTTTTTCTGAATTAGTTGCCATTGCTTCATTGATTGCTTCCGTGATTTATCTTCTGGGGTTCTTCGGGATCGGGTTTGTTCAGTCGTTCGTTTCCAGGGATAATAATGATGAATGTTGGGATGTTGAGGATGAAAACGATGAGCAATTTCTCTTGGAAGAAGATAGTCGTCGTGGACCTGCAACTACTCTTGGCTGCACTGCTGTTCCACCACCACCTGCTCTACAAATTGTCCCAATGGTACCACCGCAACCTTCCAAGGTCGCAGCTATGTCCGAAAAACCTGCGCCCTTGGTTACACCAGCAGCGTCTGAGGAAGACGAGGAGATCATTAAATCCGTGGTGCAGGGGAAAATGCCGTCGTACTCTTTGGAATCGAAACTCGGTGATTGTAAGAGAGCTGCTTCCATTCGTAAAGAGGCGTTGCAGAGGATTACGGGGAAGTCTCTAGAAGGGCTCCCTCTGGAGGGATTTGATTATGAATCCATTCTTGGGCAGTGCTGTGAGATGCCAATCGGTTACGTGCAGATACCCGTTGGAATAGCCGGGCCGTTGTTGCTCGACGGGAGAGAGTATTCGGTACCAATGGCAACCACTGAAGGATGTTTAGTGGCTAGCACCAACAGGGGTTGCAAGGCTATCTATGCTTCTGGCGGTGCCACTAGCGTGTTGCTCCGCGATGGGATGACCAGAGCACCTTGTGTCAGGTTTGGCACTGCCAAAAGGGCGGCGGAGTTGAAGTTCTTTGTTGAAGATCCTGTCAAATTTGAGACACTTGCTGCTGTTTTCAACCA GTCAAGCAGATTTGCCAGATTACAAAGGATTCAATGCGCAATTGCGGGAAAGAATCTATACATGAGATTTGTGTGTAGCACTGGTGATGCAATGGGAATGAACATGGTGTCAAAAGGTGTACAAAATGTTCTTGATTACCTCCAGAATGAATATCCCGACATGGATGTCATCGGCATATCTG GGAACTTTTGCTCGGACAAGAAGCCAGCAGCAGTTAACTGGATTGAGGGGAGAGGAAAGTCTGTAGTTTGTGAGGCAATTATCACggaagaggtggtgaagaaagttCTTAAAACTGAGGTTGCTGCTCTTGTGGAGCTGAACATGCTTAAAAATCTTACTGGCTCTGCGATGGCTGGTGCACTTGGTGGTTTCAATGCCCACGCCAGCAATATCGTCTCAGCTGTGTATATAGCAACTGGTCAGGACCCAGCTCAGAACATAGAGAGCTCTCATTGTATCACTATGATGGAGGCTGTAAATGATGGCAAGGACCTCCATGTTTCTGTTACAATGCCTTCCATTGAG GTTGGTACTGTTGGAGGTGGAACTCAGCTTGCTTCTCAGTCAGCTTGCTTGAACTTATTGGGAGTGAAAGGTGCCAACAGAGAGGTACCAGGGTCAAATGCAAGACTCTTGGCCACAATAGTTGCTGGTTCTGTTCTTGCTGGGGAGTTATCCCTCATGTCAGCTATCTCAGCTGGGCAGCTGGTTAAGAGCCACATGAAATACAACAGATCTACCAAAGATGTCACAAAGGCATCCTCCTAA